The stretch of DNA CAATCGCATCAATACGAATGTAATAAACGAGCAGTTGGACCGATAACCATAAACCAACAAGGGAACTCGTAAAACTAGGTAGTGGCAGGAGAATTAAAGCCTTACAGAATTAAACGGGAAGAAAACTTATCGTATACCGTATTAAGCATCTTACAAAAAATATGAAAGCATCACCATTAGAACTCAATGCAAAATCATTAGAAATAGAATTAGGTTGGTTAGAGGAAGTTATTGTTACTCGGATGAACTTGCGTTTTGGGCAAGAAAGCTCCTATAGTAGTGTTTATGAGGTGCCAATGCCAAATTTGGAAGAGGACAATTCTTTTTATGCAAGAATTGTTAAATATTGCCATTTTGGATTTAAAGAACGAATTATTTTAGCCTTGAGTTTAGCCCCTCATGTCAAGCCACAAGTCTTGGATCGCTTTTTCTTGAAAAATAAAATTTACGATCGAGTTTATACCGAGTTTGGTGGACTCAAAGGGCGTTATCATAGTGGTTTTTTGCCAACAGGTGAAACAGCAGCTTTTTTGATTGCAGGAAGTGACATAGAGGACCGCATTAGAGTGGTTGATTTGTTTAAACCAGAGCATCTTTTTTATAAAAATAATATTCTAAAACTGGATCTTAATCAGGGGAGTGAACCTCTTTTTAGCAGTGGTTTGGAATTGAGTGACGAATATTTGACCTTTTTTACCTCAGGTAATGCCTATAAACCAGATTTTAGTACCAACTTTCCCGCCAAACATTTATCAACAAAGTTGGATTGGTCAGATTTGGTCTTAGACCCTTATGTTTTGGGTGAAATTGCAGAAATTTCGGCTTGGCTGGAACACCAAAACACCATTATGGATGATTGGGGACTCAGCAAACAACTAAAACGAGGCTATCGTTCTTTATTTTATGGCCCTCCTGGAACAGGAAAAACCTTGACGGCTTGTCTAATTGGAAAACAGATGGGCTTGGATGTTTATCGGGTGGATTTGTCTCAGGTGGTTTCTAAATATATTGGTGAGACAGAAAAAAATATGTCTAATATTTTTGATCAGGCCGAAAATAAAAATTGGGTCTTGTTTTTTGATGAAGCCGATGCTCTATTTGGTAAACGTACTGCCACTTCAGATTCTAAAGATCGCCATGCTAATCAGGAAGTCGCTTATTTATTGCAACGAGTAGAGGACTTTTCAGGAGTTGTCATTTTAGCAACCAACTTAAAGGCGAATATGGACATTGCTTTTACACGCCGTTTTCAATCTATTATTTACTTTCCTGCCCCCAATGTAGAACAACGTCAGCAACTTTGGGAAAATAGCTTTAAGACCGTAAAAAAAGAACCTGATGTCGATTTTTCTATCATTGCTAATGAATACAAAATAACAGGAGGTAGTATTATAAACGTATTGAGATATTGCTCTCTAAGTGCTTTAAGAAGAGGAAGCGATGCCATTGCAATGGAAGATATCCAAGAAGGAATCAAAAGAGAACTTCGAAAAGAAGGTAAAACCATGTAGCATTTTTTTATTCGTGATAATCGTTAATATATATACCTGTAATACTTCGTGAATTTTGCGAAGTGCTGTACTTGATTACTGCGGCTTATGAATTTTACGTACTAAGCTAGATGCCATGCTGTAACGAACACCAATCCAATAAATTAGTTTAGGTAACTGTTGTCCCTCGTTTTATTTAAACTAATTTATAAATGGAATTGCTATGTACTGTAATAACTTCTAATAAGCAATCTTTTTCTTTATTCTAAATTTATCCCCTTCCTATGAATTTTAGATATCTATTTTTTTTCTTCCTTTTTACAACGCCTCTCGTAGGGCAAAATGATTTATTAATTGCGGATTCGCTCTATAGCAAGGCTTCAGAAATGAATCGAGCTGTTAAGTATGACCTTGCTTTAACCTATGCAACTCAAGCCCAAGCTATTTATTTAAAGTATGAGAAATGGGAGAGATATTATCTGACCAAACAAATGGAGTTGGATTTTAATGTAAATCTGATGAATTATGCAGTCGCTAAGCGTGTTTATGAGGAAATCATGGAAAAAATCGTAGAGCGACTTGGTCCCAATAGTCTTCAAGAGGCGGTAAGCCATGGTAGTGCTGGTAATTTGTTTAGTGATGGAGATCAAGACTATGAAAAAGCATACGATTATTATACCAAAGCCCTAGGTATGTTGTTGAGCCAAGATAGTTTAAATGTCAATGCCTTAAACATAACTTATGGTCAATTGGCGGTTAATCGATCTACACTGGGGTTGATGGATGATGCCATAGAATATGGTAAGACGGCTATTGATGTTATCAAAAGAGAATTGCCACCCTCTGTAACACGAGATGAATATCTATCGTTTCATTATCGAACGATTGGCGATTGTTATATGGACAAGGGAGCTTTTCAGGAAGCCTTAGAATACCAGAAGGAAGCTTTGGCGCTGTATAAAAAAGTCTACGGCAAAGGGCACCTGCGTACAGGGATTGTGTATCATGGATTAGCCGATATTTCTAGAGAGTTGTACCAAAGTAAGGAGGCGCTGCATTATAACCATAAAGCTTTAGATATATTTTTGGAGCATTTGGGAGCCAAACACCTTTATGTGGCACTGACTTATAATAATATGGGCAATGTATTTCTCTTGCAAAAAGACTATGAAAAAAGTGCGATTTATTTTCAGAAAACCATTGAGATTGCTGAGCAATTAGGGGACGAAGGGATGGACTATTTGCCAATTGCCTACGTTAATTTAGGCTTGGTTAGTAATCAACTAAAAAATTATAAAAAAGCCGAAAAATACATTCAAAAGGCCCTAGAAATGGATATAGATGTGTTGGGGAAGCATCATGTAGAGGTGGCTGAAGATTATAATTATTTGACACTGTGTTATCAAAGTCAAGAAAAGTGGGAGCAGGCATTAAGGGCAAATTTAGCGGCAATTTTGGCAAATACAACAAATTATGAAACCCAAGACCCTTATGCCTTTGCAGAAGTATTGGAGCAGGCTACTTTTTTTACCAACCCTTATCTTACCGTTGAAATCTTTACCTACAAAGCTTTTTTGCTGCAATCGATCTATGAAGAAACAGGAGATTTAGAGCTATTAAAACATGCCTTGACGGGCATTATGGAGCTGCTGACTTTTATTGATAAAACCAAACAACAGTTTTTTGTAATAGAGGACGAAATAGATTTTTCTAGTGAGGTAAACAGTGTTTATGAGTTGGGAATTTTAATTGCGGGGGAATTGTACAAGGTAACAAAGGACAAGAGCTATTTAAAAAGTGCATTTGTCTTGGCTGAAAAAAATAAATCCGAAGCATTGGGCAATGTATTACAGTCCAACAGTGCCATTAAGATTGGAAATGTTCCCGATAGCCTTCAAGAAGAAGAAAAACGGCTCAAAGAAAATATTGCTGAAGTTGAGTATTATTTAATAGAAGCTCAGATGGTCCGAAATCTTACAGAGGTAAAGGAATTAGAGGCCGAATTATTTGAACTAAAACGGAAATTAGAAAAACTGATAGAAGCGATAGAAACAAATTATCCTGCTTATTATGAACTCAAATATGCGATGGACTGGATGAAAGCATCTGAAGTGCAATCCAATTTATTGGGGGCTAAAGATATGTTGTTGGAGTATTTTGTAGGAGATTCAGTGGTTTATCTTTTTGCTGTAACAACCAATGATATTAATTTTTATCCTTTGGGTACAAAGAAGGATATGCGGAGAACAATTCGCCAGCTCAGAGAAAGTTTAACGAACTTAAAGCAATTGAGCAAACAACCAAGGATTTCTTTTGAACAATTTTGCCATCACGCCCATGATTTTTACCGACATTGGGTTGAACCAGCAATAAAAGGAAAGGATGTAGAACGGTTAATTATTATTCCTGATGATTATCTAAATTTTATTCCCTTTGAGGTCTTACTTACCGTCCCAACTGGGCAATCTCACCACGATCAAGATTATAAAAAGCTAGCCTATTTATTGTCCGATTATCAAGTGAATTATTCTTATTCGGCTAGATTACTAAGAGCAAATAAAGCGAAGGAAGTTGCTGCCAATCAGCAAATTTTAGCCTTTGCAGCTTCCTATGATTATACGGGAACAGGAACAACACGGAGCCAGCTTAATCCTTTACCTTCTGTAGCAAAGGAGGTGACAGGCTTAGAAGCGAAGTTTGATGGGCATTATTTATACCAAAAAGAGGCGAATGAAGAAACCTTTAAATCTTTAGTTGCTCGTTATAGCATCATTCACTTGGCAATGCATGGTTTATTAAACAGCAAACATCCAGAATTGTCTTGTCTTGCCTTTTCTTTGGGCAGCGATAGCACCAAGTATGACGATTTTTTATATGCACATGAGATTGCTAATTTAAAAATGAATGCAGATTTAGTGGTTCTTTCGGCTTGTGAAACAGGTTATGGAAAATTTGAAGGAGGGGAAGGTGTGATGTCTTTGGCACGCTCATTTATGTATGCTGGAATTCCTTCTTTAGTGGTTAGCCTTTGGCAGGTTAACGATAATGCAACAGCAATAATAATGGAATCGCTATATCAGAATATTGCCCAAGGAATGACCAAAGCAGCGGCGTTGCGTCAAGCAAAATTAGATTATTTAACAGAAAAGAGTAGGGGAATCGCCTCTCATCCTAATTTCTGGGCTGCCTTTATTCATTTAGGGAAGGATGGCAGTATCGAATTGCAGCCCAAACAGGAGCAAAAAATATCGATTTGGGGAGGAATACTAGCAGGGGGATTCTTATTAGGGCTGCTAATCTTTTTTGTCAAGAAAAAAAAGCAAGAAAAAACTTTCATCTAATGTGTTAAATGTATCTTAGCATACGAATTTGGGAACGTATT from Aureispira anguillae encodes:
- a CDS encoding CHAT domain-containing protein; translation: MNFRYLFFFFLFTTPLVGQNDLLIADSLYSKASEMNRAVKYDLALTYATQAQAIYLKYEKWERYYLTKQMELDFNVNLMNYAVAKRVYEEIMEKIVERLGPNSLQEAVSHGSAGNLFSDGDQDYEKAYDYYTKALGMLLSQDSLNVNALNITYGQLAVNRSTLGLMDDAIEYGKTAIDVIKRELPPSVTRDEYLSFHYRTIGDCYMDKGAFQEALEYQKEALALYKKVYGKGHLRTGIVYHGLADISRELYQSKEALHYNHKALDIFLEHLGAKHLYVALTYNNMGNVFLLQKDYEKSAIYFQKTIEIAEQLGDEGMDYLPIAYVNLGLVSNQLKNYKKAEKYIQKALEMDIDVLGKHHVEVAEDYNYLTLCYQSQEKWEQALRANLAAILANTTNYETQDPYAFAEVLEQATFFTNPYLTVEIFTYKAFLLQSIYEETGDLELLKHALTGIMELLTFIDKTKQQFFVIEDEIDFSSEVNSVYELGILIAGELYKVTKDKSYLKSAFVLAEKNKSEALGNVLQSNSAIKIGNVPDSLQEEEKRLKENIAEVEYYLIEAQMVRNLTEVKELEAELFELKRKLEKLIEAIETNYPAYYELKYAMDWMKASEVQSNLLGAKDMLLEYFVGDSVVYLFAVTTNDINFYPLGTKKDMRRTIRQLRESLTNLKQLSKQPRISFEQFCHHAHDFYRHWVEPAIKGKDVERLIIIPDDYLNFIPFEVLLTVPTGQSHHDQDYKKLAYLLSDYQVNYSYSARLLRANKAKEVAANQQILAFAASYDYTGTGTTRSQLNPLPSVAKEVTGLEAKFDGHYLYQKEANEETFKSLVARYSIIHLAMHGLLNSKHPELSCLAFSLGSDSTKYDDFLYAHEIANLKMNADLVVLSACETGYGKFEGGEGVMSLARSFMYAGIPSLVVSLWQVNDNATAIIMESLYQNIAQGMTKAAALRQAKLDYLTEKSRGIASHPNFWAAFIHLGKDGSIELQPKQEQKISIWGGILAGGFLLGLLIFFVKKKKQEKTFI
- a CDS encoding ATP-binding protein, producing the protein MKASPLELNAKSLEIELGWLEEVIVTRMNLRFGQESSYSSVYEVPMPNLEEDNSFYARIVKYCHFGFKERIILALSLAPHVKPQVLDRFFLKNKIYDRVYTEFGGLKGRYHSGFLPTGETAAFLIAGSDIEDRIRVVDLFKPEHLFYKNNILKLDLNQGSEPLFSSGLELSDEYLTFFTSGNAYKPDFSTNFPAKHLSTKLDWSDLVLDPYVLGEIAEISAWLEHQNTIMDDWGLSKQLKRGYRSLFYGPPGTGKTLTACLIGKQMGLDVYRVDLSQVVSKYIGETEKNMSNIFDQAENKNWVLFFDEADALFGKRTATSDSKDRHANQEVAYLLQRVEDFSGVVILATNLKANMDIAFTRRFQSIIYFPAPNVEQRQQLWENSFKTVKKEPDVDFSIIANEYKITGGSIINVLRYCSLSALRRGSDAIAMEDIQEGIKRELRKEGKTM